A window of Camelus ferus isolate YT-003-E chromosome 1, BCGSAC_Cfer_1.0, whole genome shotgun sequence genomic DNA:
GCTTCAGTGAAAGAATGCAACGAGAGGGCGGCCCCGGACGACCGGCCGGCCCCGCAGCCGCACCGCCTCCGGTCCTTCAGCGCCTCCCAGCCGGCCGCGCGGGAGGGCGCGCCCCCCGCCGTGGAGGTGCGTGTGAAGGCCGAGCCGCACAGCCCCCCCGAGCCCTCCGACATCATCCGTGTCACCGTGGGGGACGCCTCGGCCGCCTCTGCCGGCGCTAGGGACCTagctctgaagacagaggacgaCCCAAAGGACATGAGCCGGCTCCCGGCGAAGAGGAGGTTCCAGGCGGACCGGAGGCTGCCGGTCAAGAAGCTGAAGGCGGACGAGCACGGGTCTCCGGGGCCGGAAGACCATTTTGAGGCAGGCGCCAGCCCCACTCTCCTCCAGGCCGACTTCCCAGATTCGGACTTGAATAGGGACGAATTTGGTGAGTTGGAGGGAACAAGaccaaacaaaaaatttaaatgcaaacatTGCCTTAAGATCTTTAGATCCACAGCAGGTCTGCACCGGCACATTAACATGTACCATAACCCCGAAAAGCCCTACGCTTGCGACATCTGTCACAAGCGGTTTCACACCAACTTCAAAGTGTGGACACACTGTCAGACCCAGCACGGCATAGTGAAGAACCCGTCTCCAGCCTCTAGTTCACATGCCGTTTTGGatgaaaaattccaaagaaagCTGATTGACATAGTGAGGGAGCGAGAGATTAAGAAGGCCCTGATCATTAAGCTCAGGCGCGGGAAGCCTGGCTTCCAGGGCCAGACTAGTTCCCAAGCACAAGTCATCAAGAGGAACTTGCGATCCCGAGCCAAAGGAGCGTACATTTGTACGTACTGTGGAAAAGCCTATCGCTTCCTCTCTCAGTTCAAACAGCACATAAAGATGCACCCGGGAGAAAAGCCCCTTGGAGTAAACAGAGCCGCTAAGCCGAAGGAGCGCGCCGCTCCCGAGAGCCCCGTAGGGAGCTCGGAGGTTTACCAGTGCCGCCTCTGTAACGCTAAGCTCTCTTCTCTTCTAGAACAAGGGAACCACGAGCGCTTGTGCCGAAACGCCACCGTTTGCCCTTACTGCAGCCTTAGGTTTTTTTCGCCCGAGCTCAAGCACGAGCACGAGGGTAAGTGTGAGTACAAGAAGCTGACGTGCCTGGAGTGCATGCGCACTTTCAAGTCCTCCTTCAGCATCTGGCGGCACCAGGTGGAGGTGCACAACCAGAACACCATGGCGCCGGCCGAGGACCTCTCCCTGCCCGCGCTGGACCACAACGGCGAGGTGAGCGGCCccgccaggccccaggcccaggccgAGCCCAGCAAAGCCAACCACGCGCCCGCCGCCAAGGACGACAACGCGTTCAGCGACTGCTCGGAGCAAGTCAACTTCGACTCGGAGgactcctcctgcctccccgaAGACCTCAGCCTCTCCAGGCAGCTGAAGATCCAGGTCAAAGAGGAGCCggtggaggaggctgaggaggaggcgGCGCCCGAGGCCAGCGCCGCCCCCAAGGAGGCGGCCCCCGGCCAGGACTCCGGCCTGTGGCCCTGCGAGAAGTGCGGCAAGACGTTCCCTGCGCACAAGCAGCTGGAGCGGCACCAGGAGCTCCTGTGCTCCGTGAAGCCCTTCATCTGCCACGTGTGCAACAAAGCTTTTCGCACCAACTTTCGGCTCTGGAGTCACTTCCAGTCCCACATGTCTCAGGCCGCGGAGGACCCGGCGCACAAGGACTCTGAGCTGTGCCCCGTCCCCACCAACTCCCCGTCGCCGCccccgctgcccccgcccccgccgctgcCCAAGATCCAGCCCCTGGAGCCCGACAGCCCCACCGGCCTGTCCGAAAACCCCGCTCCCGCCACCGAGAAACTGTTTGTGCCCCAGGAATCGGACACGCTCTTTTACCACGCACCCCCCCTCTCCGCCATCACGTTTAAGAGGCAGTTTATGTGCAAACTTTGCCACAGGACATTCAAGACGGCGTTTAGTCTCTGGAGTCACGAACAAACCCACAATTAGAAGACCGTCCCCCCTCACCCGTTAGGAGCTGGGAGCCGGTCTCCAGATTTCAGCCCGAATTGTGAACTGTGtcataagaaacaaaatatttttgaaaaagaataataaaagttgGAAATTGTTATGCTTGAATATAAGTTTGAGGTAAACTGATATTAATTTGTAATGTCCTTACTCAAcctagaaaaaaactaaaaaatattgtGCTTCTGGACCTTACAGTCACAGGATGATTTGACTTCATTGATGTTGAAATTTGTTCTTGGTTGTTTGCATGGTTCCTCACTCCATGGTGTCAGTATAATCTTTTACTTGAGGTGGTTTGTTTTTTCCACTGGTTTGCAATTAGAGAAACACTGTGacagtgtttcttcttttaattatattaagACACCTAAGTTCTAGTTAAATCTTAGCCATGTTCTTAAGTCAAACATGTCAGAACGAAGTGGAGTAGTTTGCAGTATTGATTAAAATCTTAGAGTccttcagcaataaaaaaaaaaagtgataaaccTCAACTTTAATAAGTTATCCTGAcacttgataaaaataaatatttggtattttGTGGTCATGTAGAACTCTTTTTTTGTATGAAAATTGTGAGAAATTTAAATCAGCAATAGTAATActtagatttttataaaataacaaaaaactggCTCTTGGGTCATTTCTTATAATTAGTGACTGAAGACTTGGGGAATGAAAACAGTAGGATTTCCGGAAGCCCCTGTACGTCAGTTTCCAAATCCCCGGCAGCGGCGGGCTCCCTGGGCACAGCGGTCTAGGCTCTGAATTCATACCAGCACTGAAGGGCTGTGCGTGTTTGCTCCCCCAAGTCTGTGCTGTCCCAGATTGAAAATCTGAGTGTACTGGGGGCAAAATACAAAGGTAGCACATGGCACTAATAACAACATTAGTGTAACAAGGTTGGGATAAAGATTTACGTAGCGCCCAGGCCCCCCGGAGTGAGTACAGCTGCTCTGAATCCCAAAGTACCTTTTGCTTCCTGGGACTTGAAGCAGAGGGAGAAACCACACTgcattctccacatgctcttcaAGAACAATATTTACGGTCATCAGTTTTCCTGCCTCTTTGCCCTGTGATTTCTGTTAGAATTTTTTGGAGTTTATCGTGGTAGAACGTTCACAGTGAAACCATTCTGCTTTAAGTCATTGCTGAATATTTCATACATATGTATTAAAGCACTCTCAAGGGTCCAAAAGTcatttttgctatttattttggCCCATAGggtctggggttttttttttttcctgttttgtgtaGGTTGTAATTCAAAGCCTTTCAGTAGGTGTAATCCAAAGTTCAGTGGGgtgtttcaaaaggaaaaaaaatcactgcactgGTAGGGAGGTTAGATACGTAAAGTAGAAATACTGCCGAAGCCCCTAACTCCTTTTAAGGCCGTGATGGAGTAAGCCTCCAagtttactgaattctttttttctttttccgcAAGCTATTTCAAATAACAAAGTCAACTTCTGTGAGTAAGAAATACTCTGCTGCGTACGTGGATCGGCACTGTGGCAGGAAGCACCCTGTCCTCACCCACACGGCCCCGCGCTCCGGACAGGTGGTAGGAAAGGTACTCTCACTTTCTTGTCGAAGCACAAGCATTCTTACACATTTCTAATTGGCTTTGAAATCttgccttttattctttcatttggaaactatcAGAAGTCCCCAGATGTTCGCGTGGTCCtctttttgttcttaaatttgatagaaaaattaaaattaagttgcAGTTGTCATTGATTACcatctttacattttcttgaagaaatctatgcattttaaagacaaaactaAAGCATATGATTTTATGTGAATTCTTACTCTGAACACCCTGGGAGCTGTAACTTCAGAAGAAGATAGTTTCCTTCAGAGTAGTCATTACTTATTAGTAATTCCGTGATACGCAGGATGCTGGCACTGTAAATTCAGCATCCCAGGAACTGAACCTTTATGCtacatttttgaagatttttaataacattaattagTACAGAAAGTATTTTTGATCTAAATATAGGCTCTGCATATctgttagattttaaaaattgccagTGTTTTATCTTGTTCACGTTTTTGTCTAGGCAAGGAACAtaagatttcaaataaaattttgaacCAAAAACATTTATAATGCAGTTCTggtttttctattactttttataCTGTACCTTAAAAGCGTTAAGCTGAAAGTTTATTTTGGTGGTCAAAAAATATGCTTCCACTCATTCAACTATTTTAAACGTTAAGATGTAAACTATGAAATAATGAAAGACATGTTAATTACTTCATTCAGTGAACAGgtttttttaagaatgtttatCTCAGCCAGTGGGCAAATACTTGGCTTAAGACAGGTTGGTCTTTTCTTGCTGAAACGTATTAGCTAGTAAAGGATattcttgaaaatgtttttttctgattgtaattaatttttgaaaatgtagaaaGGCCATTATTCCTTGTAAGTATTCAGGGTGCCTGCTTTTTTATGCAG
This region includes:
- the ZBTB21 gene encoding LOW QUALITY PROTEIN: zinc finger and BTB domain-containing protein 21 (The sequence of the model RefSeq protein was modified relative to this genomic sequence to represent the inferred CDS: deleted 1 base in 1 codon); its protein translation is MEGLLHYINPAHAISLLSALNEERLKGQLCDVLLIVGDQKFRAHKNVLAASSEYFQSLFTNKENESQTVFQLDFCEPDAFDNVLNYIYSSSLFVEKSSLAAVQELGYSLGISFLTNIASKSPQAPFPACPSRRKALAEEDENSSQKRSVIVCQGRSEAQGKPASQGQPDLSHASRPFAGKAGGGKPPGPKPAEPLHGAALPDKSRPKDGPAGPAQPPEHAGSSEEPPQSGPAKRTAALPPKPLPDREALDDKPAAGAPLPKGRAIELALRRPRPPVLSLRGSPETPYLLKETSKGGGPGEDRNLLYYSKLGLVIPSGGPGPGNQSIDRSGPLVKSLLRRSLSMDSQVPVYAPSVDLKSPLGPSSVAGDAAGNALGALSQKASVKECNERAAPDDRPAPQPHRLRSFSASQPAAREGAPPAVEVRVKAEPHSPPEPSDIIRVTVGDASAASAGARDLALKTEDDPKDMSRLPAKRRFQADRRLPVKKLKADEHGSPGPEDHFEAGASPTLLQADFPDSDLNRDEFGELEGTRPNKKFKCKHCLKIFRSTAGLHRHINMYHNPEKPYACDICHKRFHTNFKVWTHCQTQHGIVKNPSPASSSHAVLDEKFQRKLIDIVREREIKKALIIKLRRGKPGFQGQTSSQAQVIKRNLRSRAKGAYICTYCGKAYRFLSQFKQHIKMHPGEKPLGVNRAAKPKERAAPESPVGSSEVYQCRLCNAKLSSLLEQGNHERLCRNATVCPYCSLRFFSPELKHEHEGKCEYKKLTCLECMRTFKSSFSIWRHQVEVHNQNTMAPAEDLSLPALDHNGEVSGPARPQAQAEPSKANHAPAAKDDNAFSDCSEQVNFDSEDSSCLPEDLSLSRQLKIQVKEEPVEEAEEEAAPEASAAPKEAAPGQDSGLWPCEKCGKTFPAHKQLERHQELLCSVKPFICHVCNKAFRTNFRLWSHFQSHMSQAAEDPAHKDSELCPVPTNSPSPPPLPPPPPLPKIQPLEPDSPTGLSENPAPATEKLFVPQESDTLFYHAPPLSAITFKRQFMCKLCHRTFKTAFSLWSHEQTHN